One Dictyoglomus turgidum DSM 6724 DNA window includes the following coding sequences:
- a CDS encoding NADH-quinone oxidoreductase subunit NuoF — MLRSMDEAIRYIEEKKIERKKKLEDLNIYVCVGTGCAAKGSIKVYEELRRIFKENNVKANLQKLEEKEERVRKTGCCGRCSSGPWVIVMPYGYFYSEVKPEDVKEIYEETILKGRPVERLLFTDPATGERVERLEDAKFYKVQSFYIMEDIGKCECDSIDDYMGRGGYLSFIKVLKEGNPDNVIKTIKDSGLRGRGGAGFPTGVKWEITKNSRGDKKFVVCNGDEGDPGAFMNRTLLERDPHAVLEGMLIAAYTIGAQKGYAYIRAEYPVAVEMFRKAIEDAKRLGLIGENILGTGFSFDIEIKEGAGAFVCGEETALLASIEGKRGVPRPRPPYPAQAGLWGYPTLINNVETYANVPKIIRDGAENYRKRGVPNSPGTKMFSVTGPVKLTGIIEVEFGTTLRQIVYEICGGLTGDNEFKAVQIGGPSGACLSEAFLDLPLDYDSLKSAGAMVGSGGIVVLSKKACMVEVARFFLDFTKRESCGKCIPCREGLMQAYRILERFTQGKGTYEDLENLEFLAGLIKTASACGLGQTAPNPILSTLRLFRDEYIAHIEGICPSGMCTAFKRYVINPELCKGCGLCARFCPQNAISGERGKPYVIDQEKCAKCGVCVEKCKFKAIEIR; from the coding sequence ATGCTTAGGAGTATGGATGAAGCTATTCGGTATATTGAAGAAAAGAAGATTGAAAGAAAAAAGAAATTAGAAGATCTTAATATTTATGTATGTGTGGGAACGGGTTGTGCTGCAAAGGGATCAATAAAGGTCTATGAAGAATTAAGGAGGATTTTTAAAGAAAATAATGTAAAGGCTAATTTACAGAAATTGGAAGAAAAGGAAGAAAGGGTTAGAAAAACAGGGTGTTGTGGTAGATGCTCTTCAGGACCTTGGGTAATAGTTATGCCTTATGGATATTTTTACTCCGAGGTAAAGCCTGAGGATGTAAAGGAGATTTATGAGGAGACAATACTCAAAGGCAGACCTGTGGAAAGACTTCTTTTTACAGATCCTGCAACAGGTGAAAGAGTAGAAAGGCTTGAGGATGCAAAATTCTATAAAGTTCAATCCTTCTATATTATGGAGGATATAGGAAAGTGTGAATGCGATAGTATTGATGACTACATGGGAAGGGGAGGATATCTATCCTTTATTAAAGTCCTCAAAGAGGGAAATCCTGATAATGTTATAAAAACCATTAAAGATTCTGGACTTCGTGGAAGAGGTGGAGCAGGATTTCCCACAGGAGTAAAGTGGGAGATAACCAAAAACAGTAGGGGAGATAAAAAATTTGTGGTATGTAATGGAGATGAGGGAGATCCTGGAGCCTTTATGAATAGGACTCTTTTAGAAAGGGATCCCCATGCAGTATTAGAAGGGATGCTTATTGCAGCATATACTATTGGGGCTCAAAAGGGTTATGCCTATATTAGAGCGGAATATCCTGTAGCGGTAGAGATGTTCCGAAAGGCTATAGAGGATGCAAAGAGATTAGGACTTATAGGAGAAAATATTTTAGGAACTGGTTTTTCTTTTGATATAGAGATAAAAGAGGGAGCGGGAGCTTTTGTATGCGGAGAAGAAACCGCCCTTCTTGCCTCTATTGAGGGAAAAAGAGGAGTTCCTCGTCCTCGTCCACCCTATCCTGCTCAGGCAGGTCTTTGGGGGTATCCAACCCTTATAAATAATGTGGAGACTTATGCCAATGTACCTAAGATCATAAGAGATGGGGCTGAAAATTATAGAAAAAGAGGAGTTCCTAACTCTCCTGGCACTAAGATGTTCTCAGTGACAGGTCCAGTAAAACTTACTGGAATAATAGAAGTGGAGTTTGGGACTACCTTAAGACAGATTGTGTATGAGATATGTGGGGGTCTTACTGGAGACAATGAGTTTAAAGCAGTGCAAATAGGTGGACCTTCAGGGGCATGTCTTTCGGAAGCTTTTCTTGATTTGCCTTTGGATTATGACTCTTTAAAATCTGCTGGAGCTATGGTAGGTTCTGGAGGTATTGTGGTTCTATCAAAGAAAGCCTGTATGGTTGAGGTGGCAAGATTTTTCCTTGATTTTACCAAGAGAGAATCCTGTGGTAAGTGTATTCCATGTCGTGAGGGTTTGATGCAAGCTTATCGTATCCTTGAGAGATTCACACAAGGCAAAGGAACCTATGAGGATTTAGAGAATCTGGAATTTCTTGCAGGTCTTATAAAAACTGCTTCTGCTTGTGGGCTCGGGCAAACAGCTCCAAATCCTATATTAAGTACATTAAGACTGTTTAGAGATGAATATATTGCTCACATCGAAGGGATATGTCCTAGTGGAATGTGCACTGCCTTTAAGAGATATGTTATAAATCCTGAGCTTTGTAAAGGATGTGGGCTTTGTGCGAGATTCTGTCCTCAAAATGCCATCTCTGGTGAAAGAGGAAAACCTTATGTGATTGACCAAGAAAAGTGTGCTAAATGTGGAGTTTGTGTTGAAAAATGTAAATTTAAAGCCATTGAAATTAGGTAA
- the nuoE gene encoding NADH-quinone oxidoreductase subunit NuoE: MKLKRNFTKVEEILKKHEYRKDNLIKILLDIQKEYRYIPEDVINYIGVALDIPPAKIYGVATFYAQFSLKPKGKYTILVCDGTACHMAGSTSLIGAIKEELNIGPGEVTEDLMFSLDQVGCLGACALAPVMVINEEVYGNLTPEKVKEILKNLKEREMKNA, from the coding sequence GTGAAGCTAAAAAGAAATTTTACAAAAGTAGAGGAGATTCTTAAAAAACATGAGTATCGTAAAGACAATTTAATAAAGATCCTTTTAGATATTCAAAAAGAATATCGTTATATTCCAGAGGATGTAATCAACTATATTGGGGTTGCTCTTGATATTCCTCCTGCCAAAATTTATGGTGTTGCTACTTTCTATGCTCAATTTTCCTTAAAGCCAAAAGGTAAATATACCATTCTTGTCTGTGATGGAACTGCATGTCATATGGCAGGATCTACGTCCCTTATAGGAGCTATAAAGGAAGAACTGAATATTGGACCTGGGGAAGTGACAGAAGATTTGATGTTTAGCTTAGATCAAGTAGGATGTCTTGGTGCTTGTGCCCTTGCTCCTGTGATGGTCATAAATGAAGAGGTTTATGGAAATCTTACTCCTGAAAAGGTGAAAGAGATTTTGAAAAATTTAAAAGAAAGGGAGATGAAAAATGCTTAG
- a CDS encoding SpoIIE family protein phosphatase: MLTCDVNFAFKSKEGEEVCGDSIKIKRSEDKVVVTVSDGLGSGIKASILSTLTASMTTTMLFNDMPMDEVMKSVLATLPKCKVRDISYANFCSVLFKAKENTCYIAEYEFPVVLLFRKNEFIDFEKKRLLVEDREIKESYFVPQDGDLLFVMTDGVSQAGLGTRLYPLGLGIENIKREIFNLTRYKVPPKEIVNYLIEKAKRLDKGIKGDDALLCVLYFRSFNRLNIMVGPPSDPNLDEYVAYKFLNMPGRKVICGGTTAQIVGRIMGSEVSLDLKTVSEDSPPVGYMEGVDLVTEGIITLTQVFRYLDGQIEKVGYGASLIIDLIEKSDEICFIVGKAINPAYQNPLFSYDMSLKFKIVKDIMDILKNKGKIVKIEAY; encoded by the coding sequence ATGCTCACCTGTGATGTGAATTTTGCTTTTAAGAGTAAAGAAGGAGAAGAAGTTTGTGGTGATTCTATTAAAATTAAGAGAAGCGAAGATAAGGTAGTGGTTACCGTTTCGGATGGTCTTGGAAGTGGGATAAAGGCAAGTATTCTTTCTACCCTTACTGCTTCTATGACTACTACTATGCTTTTCAATGACATGCCCATGGATGAGGTAATGAAAAGCGTCCTTGCAACTTTGCCAAAATGCAAAGTAAGAGATATTAGTTATGCTAATTTCTGTAGTGTACTTTTCAAAGCCAAAGAAAACACTTGCTATATAGCAGAATATGAATTTCCAGTAGTTCTTTTATTTAGGAAAAATGAATTTATAGATTTTGAAAAGAAAAGACTATTAGTAGAAGATAGAGAGATAAAAGAAAGTTATTTTGTTCCTCAAGATGGAGATCTTCTGTTTGTAATGACCGATGGAGTTTCCCAAGCTGGTCTTGGCACCAGACTTTATCCTCTGGGATTAGGCATTGAAAATATAAAGAGAGAGATCTTCAATCTTACAAGATACAAAGTTCCTCCTAAGGAGATTGTGAACTACCTTATTGAAAAGGCAAAAAGGTTAGATAAGGGGATAAAAGGTGATGATGCTCTTTTATGTGTTTTGTATTTTAGAAGCTTTAATAGGTTAAACATCATGGTAGGTCCACCCTCCGATCCTAATCTTGATGAATACGTAGCTTATAAATTCTTAAACATGCCTGGAAGGAAGGTGATATGTGGGGGTACTACTGCTCAGATAGTAGGGAGGATTATGGGAAGTGAAGTTTCTCTTGATTTAAAAACCGTCTCTGAAGATTCTCCTCCTGTAGGATATATGGAGGGGGTAGATTTAGTAACCGAGGGAATTATCACTCTTACCCAGGTTTTTAGATATCTTGATGGTCAGATAGAGAAGGTAGGTTATGGGGCAAGTCTTATCATTGATCTCATAGAAAAATCCGACGAGATATGTTTTATAGTAGGGAAAGCTATAAACCCTGCTTATCAGAACCCTCTTTTCAGTTATGATATGTCCCTCAAATTCAAGATCGTTAAAGATATTATGGATATTTTGAAGAATAAAGGAAAGATTGTGAAAATTGAAGCTTATTAA